In 'Nostoc azollae' 0708, the following are encoded in one genomic region:
- the psaA gene encoding photosystem I core protein PsaA produces the protein MTISPPEREEKKARVIVDKDPVPTSFERWAQPGHFDRSLAKGPKTTTWIWNLHALAHDFDTHTSDLEDISRKIFSAHFGHLAVVTIWLSGMLFHGAKFSNYEAWLTDPLGVKPSAQVVWPIVGQDILNGDVGGGFHGIQITSGLFQVWRGWGITNSFQLYCTAIGGLVLAGLFLFAGWFHYHKRAPKLEWFQNVESMLNHHLQVLLGCGSLGWAGHLIHVSAPTNKLLDAGVALKDIPLPHEFILNKDLLTELYPSFANGLTPFFTLNWGTYADILTFKGGLNPVTGGLWMTDISHHHLAIAVLFIIAGHMYRTNWGIGHSIKDILENHKGPFTGEGHKGLYENMTTSWHAQLATNLAFLGSLTIIIAHHMYAMPPYPYLATDYATQLCIFTHHIWIGGFLIVGGAAHAAIFMVRDYDPVLNQNNVLDRVIRHRDAIISHLNWVCIFLGFHSFGLYIHNDTMRALGRPQDMFSDAAIQLQPVFAQWVQNLHTLAPGGTAPNALEPVSYAFGGGVLAVGGKVAMMPITLGTADFLIHHIHAFTIHVTVLILLKGVLYARSSRLIPDKANLGFRFPCDGPGRGGTCQVSGWDHVFLGLFWMYNSLSIVIFHFSWKMQSDVWGTVDADGVVEHITGGNFAQGAITINGWLRDFLWAQATQVINSYGSELSAYGLMFLGAHFVWAFSLMFLFSGRGYWQELIESIVWAHNKLKVAPTIQPRALSITQGRAVGVAHYLLGGIATTWAFFHAHILSVG, from the coding sequence ATGACGATTAGTCCTCCGGAGCGAGAGGAGAAAAAAGCAAGAGTCATCGTTGACAAAGACCCTGTACCCACCTCATTTGAGCGATGGGCCCAACCTGGACACTTCGATAGATCCTTAGCTAAAGGTCCAAAAACAACAACCTGGATTTGGAACCTCCACGCCCTCGCCCACGATTTCGATACGCATACAAGCGACTTAGAAGACATTTCCCGCAAAATCTTCTCCGCGCACTTTGGCCACCTGGCTGTAGTGACAATCTGGTTAAGCGGAATGTTATTCCATGGTGCTAAGTTCTCTAACTACGAAGCTTGGCTGACCGATCCATTAGGAGTTAAGCCCAGCGCCCAAGTAGTTTGGCCTATTGTGGGACAAGACATTTTAAACGGTGATGTTGGCGGTGGCTTCCACGGCATTCAAATCACCTCTGGCTTGTTTCAAGTATGGCGTGGCTGGGGTATTACCAACTCCTTCCAACTCTACTGCACTGCAATTGGCGGCTTAGTATTAGCAGGTTTATTCCTGTTTGCTGGCTGGTTCCACTACCACAAACGCGCTCCTAAACTGGAATGGTTCCAAAACGTGGAGTCCATGCTGAATCACCACTTGCAAGTATTGCTAGGTTGTGGTTCCTTGGGATGGGCAGGTCACTTGATCCATGTGTCCGCACCAACCAACAAGCTTTTGGATGCAGGGGTTGCTCTTAAAGATATACCCTTGCCCCACGAATTTATTTTGAATAAGGATCTGTTGACAGAGTTGTATCCCAGCTTTGCCAACGGTTTAACACCTTTCTTCACTTTGAATTGGGGAACTTATGCTGACATTCTGACCTTTAAAGGTGGTTTGAACCCCGTAACAGGCGGTTTGTGGATGACTGATATTTCTCATCACCACTTAGCTATCGCTGTACTGTTCATCATCGCTGGTCATATGTACCGTACCAACTGGGGTATCGGTCACAGCATCAAAGATATCCTAGAGAACCATAAAGGCCCCTTCACTGGTGAAGGTCACAAAGGTCTTTATGAAAACATGACCACCTCGTGGCACGCTCAGTTGGCTACTAATCTGGCCTTCTTGGGTTCTTTGACAATCATCATCGCCCATCATATGTACGCGATGCCTCCCTATCCATACTTGGCAACTGATTACGCTACACAATTGTGTATCTTCACTCACCATATTTGGATCGGTGGTTTCTTGATTGTTGGTGGTGCTGCTCACGCAGCAATCTTCATGGTGCGGGATTACGATCCCGTTCTTAACCAAAACAACGTTCTAGATCGTGTGATTCGTCACCGTGACGCTATAATCTCTCACCTCAACTGGGTTTGTATTTTCCTCGGCTTCCACAGCTTTGGTTTGTACATTCACAACGACACAATGCGTGCCTTGGGTCGTCCCCAAGATATGTTCTCTGACGCAGCAATTCAGTTACAACCTGTGTTTGCTCAGTGGGTACAAAACCTGCACACACTGGCTCCAGGTGGTACAGCACCCAATGCTTTAGAACCAGTTAGCTACGCTTTTGGTGGCGGTGTATTAGCTGTAGGTGGTAAAGTCGCAATGATGCCCATAACTTTGGGTACAGCAGACTTTTTGATTCACCACATCCACGCTTTTACCATTCACGTAACTGTTCTTATTCTGCTCAAGGGTGTATTGTACGCCCGCAGTTCTCGTCTGATTCCAGACAAGGCAAATCTAGGCTTCCGCTTCCCTTGTGACGGACCTGGTCGTGGTGGTACTTGTCAAGTATCAGGTTGGGACCATGTATTCCTGGGACTGTTCTGGATGTATAACTCTTTGTCAATTGTTATTTTCCACTTCAGCTGGAAAATGCAATCTGATGTATGGGGTACTGTAGATGCAGATGGTGTAGTAGAACACATCACTGGTGGTAACTTTGCTCAAGGTGCCATCACCATCAACGGTTGGTTGCGTGACTTCCTGTGGGCGCAAGCTACACAAGTCATCAACTCCTACGGCAGTGAACTGTCTGCTTATGGACTCATGTTCTTAGGCGCTCACTTCGTTTGGGCATTCAGCTTAATGTTCCTGTTCAGTGGTCGTGGCTACTGGCAAGAACTAATTGAGTCCATAGTTTGGGCGCATAATAAACTGAAGGTAGCTCCTACTATTCAACCCCGCGCATTGAGCATTACTCAAGGTCGGGCTGTCGGTGTGGCTCACTACCTACTTGGAGGAATTGCTACAACTTGGGCATTCTTCCATGCACATATCCTTTCAGTAGGGTAG
- the psaB gene encoding photosystem I core protein PsaB — MATKFPKFSQDLAQDPTTRRIWYAIATGNDFESHDGMTEENLYQKIFATHFGHLAIIFLWASSLLFHVAWQGNFEQWIKDPLHVRPIAHAIWDPHFGAPAVEAFTQAGASNPVNIAYSGVYHWWYTIGMRTNQELYTGSVGLLLLAALFLFAGWLHLQPKFRPSLSWFKSAEPRLNHHLGGLFGVSSLAWTGHLVHVAIPESRGIHVGWDNFLTAAPHPAGLTPFFTGNWGVYAQNPDTAGHLFGTSTGAGTAILTFLGGFHPQTESLWLTDMAHHHLAIAVLFIIAGHMYRTNFGIGHSIKEMLNSKSGLVPGSKSEGQFNLPHQGLYDTINNSLHFQLSLALAALGTITSLVAQHMYSLPPYAFIAKDYTTQAALYTHHQYIAGFLMVGAFAHAAIFWVRDYDPEQNKGNVLDRILQHKEAIISHLSWVSLFLGFHTLGLYVHNDVVVAFGTPEKQILIEPVFAQFIQAAHGKLLYGLDTLLSNPDSVAYTAYPNYGNVWLSGWLDAINSGTNSLFLTIGPGDFLVHHAFALAIHTTTLVLVKGALDARGSKLMPDKKDFGYAFPCDGPGRGGTCDISAWDAFYLSMFWMLNTIGWVTFYWHWKHLGIWQGNVAQFNENSTYLMGWFRDYLWANSAQLINGYNAYGMNNLSVWTWMFLFGHLIWATGFMFLISWRGYWQELIETLVWAHERTPLANLVRWKDKPVALSIVQARVVGLAHFTVGYIVTYAAFLIASTAGKFG; from the coding sequence ATGGCAACAAAATTCCCAAAATTTAGCCAGGATCTCGCACAGGACCCGACTACTCGTCGGATTTGGTATGCGATCGCTACAGGCAACGACTTTGAAAGCCACGATGGCATGACAGAAGAAAATCTTTACCAAAAGATTTTCGCCACTCACTTCGGTCACTTGGCAATCATCTTCCTGTGGGCATCCAGCCTCCTGTTCCACGTAGCCTGGCAAGGTAACTTTGAACAGTGGATTAAAGATCCCCTCCATGTCCGTCCTATCGCCCATGCGATTTGGGATCCCCACTTCGGTGCTCCAGCAGTTGAAGCTTTCACCCAAGCTGGTGCAAGCAATCCTGTAAACATTGCCTATTCCGGTGTTTACCACTGGTGGTACACCATCGGGATGCGGACAAACCAAGAACTGTACACCGGTTCTGTAGGCTTGCTCCTGTTGGCAGCATTGTTCCTGTTCGCTGGTTGGTTGCACTTGCAACCCAAGTTCCGTCCTAGCCTCTCTTGGTTTAAGAGTGCAGAACCACGTCTGAACCACCACCTGGGTGGTTTGTTCGGTGTTAGCTCCTTAGCTTGGACTGGTCACTTGGTTCACGTTGCTATCCCCGAATCCCGTGGTATCCACGTAGGCTGGGATAACTTCCTGACTGCTGCTCCCCACCCAGCAGGGTTAACCCCCTTCTTCACAGGTAACTGGGGTGTCTATGCTCAGAACCCTGACACCGCTGGCCACTTATTTGGTACTTCCACTGGTGCTGGTACAGCGATTCTTACCTTCTTGGGCGGTTTCCACCCCCAAACAGAATCCCTGTGGTTGACCGATATGGCTCACCACCACTTGGCGATCGCTGTATTATTCATCATTGCCGGTCATATGTACCGCACTAACTTTGGAATTGGTCACAGCATCAAAGAAATGCTGAACTCCAAATCCGGTTTAGTTCCCGGTAGCAAGAGTGAAGGTCAGTTCAACCTACCTCACCAAGGCCTGTACGATACCATCAACAACTCCCTGCACTTCCAACTGTCTTTGGCATTGGCAGCACTGGGAACCATCACTTCCTTGGTGGCGCAACATATGTACTCTCTGCCTCCTTATGCTTTCATTGCTAAGGACTACACAACACAGGCAGCACTGTACACCCACCACCAGTACATCGCGGGTTTCTTGATGGTTGGTGCTTTCGCCCACGCCGCCATCTTCTGGGTACGTGACTACGACCCCGAACAAAACAAGGGCAACGTATTAGACCGGATTTTGCAGCACAAAGAAGCGATTATTTCCCACCTCAGCTGGGTATCTCTCTTCTTGGGCTTCCACACCTTGGGCTTGTACGTTCACAACGACGTAGTAGTTGCTTTCGGTACTCCTGAAAAGCAAATCTTGATTGAGCCAGTATTTGCTCAGTTCATTCAAGCTGCTCACGGTAAATTACTCTACGGCTTAGACACTTTGTTGTCTAATCCCGATAGCGTCGCCTACACAGCCTACCCCAACTACGGTAACGTTTGGTTGTCTGGCTGGTTAGATGCCATCAACTCTGGTACTAACTCCCTCTTCTTAACAATTGGCCCTGGCGACTTCTTGGTTCACCACGCTTTCGCCCTGGCTATCCACACCACAACCTTGGTACTTGTTAAAGGTGCTTTGGATGCTCGTGGTTCTAAGCTGATGCCCGATAAAAAGGACTTCGGCTATGCTTTCCCCTGCGACGGTCCCGGCCGTGGCGGTACTTGCGATATCTCCGCATGGGATGCTTTCTACCTGTCTATGTTCTGGATGTTGAACACCATTGGTTGGGTAACTTTCTACTGGCACTGGAAACATCTAGGTATTTGGCAAGGTAACGTTGCTCAGTTCAACGAAAACTCTACCTACTTGATGGGCTGGTTCCGTGATTACCTCTGGGCTAACTCTGCTCAGTTGATTAACGGTTACAACGCCTACGGCATGAACAACCTGTCTGTTTGGACTTGGATGTTCCTTTTTGGACACCTAATCTGGGCAACTGGTTTCATGTTCCTCATCTCTTGGAGAGGTTACTGGCAAGAGTTGATCGAAACCTTGGTTTGGGCGCACGAGCGTACTCCTCTGGCTAACTTAGTTCGCTGGAAAGACAAGCCAGTTGCTCTCTCCATTGTTCAAGCTCGTGTGGTTGGTTTAGCTCACTTCACTGTTGGCTACATTGTCACTTACGCAGCGTTCCTCATTGCTTCTACTGCTGGTAAGTTTGGTTGA
- a CDS encoding glutaminase: MDYYQASPQYAVTIGLPMKSGISGALLATVPNKGAIACYSPALDSIGNPVAGLAFIKTLSQNLQLSIFS; the protein is encoded by the coding sequence GTGGATTATTATCAAGCTTCTCCCCAGTATGCAGTCACAATTGGTTTACCCATGAAATCGGGTATAAGTGGTGCATTGTTAGCCACCGTACCAAATAAGGGAGCGATAGCCTGCTACAGTCCTGCCTTAGATAGTATAGGCAATCCTGTAGCGGGGTTGGCATTTATCAAAACCTTATCTCAAAATTTGCAACTGAGTATTTTTAGCTAA
- a CDS encoding magnesium chelatase subunit H, whose product MFTQVKSTIRHIAPNDLRGRNLIKVVYVVLESQYQSALSQAVREVNANHPNVAIEISGYLIEELRKAENYEQFQRDIASANIFIASLIFIEDLAQKVVAAVEPHRDNLDVSVVFPSMPEVMRLNKMGTFSLAQLGQSKSAIAQFMKKRKEKSGASFQDGMLKLLRTLPQVLKFLPIDKAQDARNFMLSFQYWLGGSAENLENFLLMLADKYVLKSSKEQRTEESINYAAPVLYPDMGIWHPLATTMFEDVREYLNWYTGRKDISKDVKDPLAPCIGLVLQRTHLVTGDDAHYVAIVQEFESLGAKVLPVFAGGLDFSKPIEAYFYEPTTSRQLVDAVVSLTGFALVGGPARQDHPKAIDALKRLNRPYMVALPLVFQTTEEWLDSELGLHPIQVALQIAIPELDGAIEPIILSGRDGATGKAIALQDRVESVAQRALKWANLRRKPKLDKKVAITVFSFPPDKGNVGTAAYLDVFGSIHEVMKGLRNNGYDVQDIPETAKELMEQVIHDAQAQYASPELNIAYKMSVPEYEALTPYSQRLEENWGPPPGNLNSDGQNLLIYGKQFGNVFIGVQPTFGYEGDPMRLLFSRSASPHHGFAAYYTYLERIWSADAVLHFGTHGSLEFMPGKQMGMSGDCYPDQLIGTIPNLYYYAANNPSEATIAKRRSYAETISYLTPPAENAGLYKGLKELSELIASYQTLKDSGRGVPIVNSIMDKCRIVNLDKDINLPETDAKDMSSEERDNIVGMVYSKLMEIESRLLPCGLHVIGKPPTAEEAVATLVNIASLDRSEEEIFSLPRIIANSLGRDIDEIYKNSDAGILADVQLLQDITLATRAAVGSLVQEQTDAEGRVSLVSKLNFFKMGKKEPWVESLHKSGYSKVDTSALKPLFEYLEFCLKQVCADNELGGLLQGLEGEYILPGPGGDPIRNPDVLPTGKNIHALDPQSIPTTAAVQSAKTVVDRLLERNKAENGGNWPETVACVLWGTDNIKTYGESLAQIMWMVGVRPVADALGRVNKLELIPLEELGRPRIDVVINCSGVFRDLFINQMNLLDQGVKMAAEADEPLEMNFVRKHALQQAEEMGINLRQAATRVFSNASGSYSSNINLAVENSTWDSEAELQEMYLKRKSFSFNSDNPGVMDESRQIFETTLKTADATFQNLDSSEISLTDVSHYFDSDPTNLVASLRADGKKPTSYIADTTTANAQVRSLSETVRLDARTKLLNPKWYEGMLSHGYEGVRELSKRLVNTTGWSATAGAVDNWVYEETNETFIKDEEMQKRLMNLNPHSFRKIVSTLLEVNGRGYWETSEENLDQLRELYQEVENRIEGIE is encoded by the coding sequence ATGTTTACCCAGGTCAAGTCCACTATTAGACATATTGCACCTAATGATTTACGGGGACGTAATCTGATTAAGGTTGTTTATGTTGTGCTTGAGTCTCAATACCAAAGTGCTTTATCACAAGCAGTAAGAGAGGTTAATGCTAATCATCCCAATGTGGCGATTGAAATCAGTGGGTATTTAATTGAAGAACTACGCAAGGCAGAGAATTATGAACAGTTTCAGCGTGACATAGCTAGTGCTAATATATTCATTGCCTCACTAATTTTCATCGAAGACTTAGCCCAGAAAGTCGTTGCGGCTGTTGAACCCCATCGGGATAACCTGGATGTTTCCGTTGTTTTCCCATCTATGCCAGAGGTAATGCGCCTTAATAAGATGGGTACTTTTTCCCTAGCACAATTAGGACAATCCAAGAGTGCAATCGCTCAATTCATGAAAAAGCGCAAGGAAAAATCTGGCGCTAGCTTTCAGGATGGGATGTTGAAACTACTGAGAACGCTGCCCCAGGTGCTAAAATTCCTACCCATAGATAAAGCCCAGGATGCACGTAATTTCATGCTTAGTTTCCAGTATTGGTTAGGTGGTTCAGCCGAGAATCTGGAAAACTTCCTGTTAATGCTGGCAGATAAATATGTATTAAAAAGCAGCAAAGAACAAAGAACAGAAGAAAGTATTAACTATGCTGCACCTGTTCTTTATCCTGACATGGGAATTTGGCACCCTTTAGCTACTACAATGTTTGAAGATGTACGTGAATACCTCAACTGGTACACCGGCCGTAAGGATATTTCCAAAGATGTAAAAGACCCACTTGCTCCATGTATTGGACTAGTTTTACAAAGAACTCACTTAGTAACTGGTGATGATGCCCACTATGTAGCGATTGTGCAAGAATTTGAATCATTAGGGGCAAAAGTATTACCTGTGTTTGCTGGCGGTTTAGATTTCTCGAAGCCAATAGAAGCTTACTTCTATGAACCTACAACCAGTAGACAACTAGTAGATGCAGTAGTATCCTTAACAGGATTTGCTTTAGTCGGTGGGCCTGCAAGACAAGACCATCCCAAAGCTATAGACGCACTTAAACGCCTCAATCGTCCCTACATGGTGGCCTTACCCCTCGTTTTCCAAACTACCGAAGAATGGTTAGACAGCGAACTAGGCTTACACCCCATTCAAGTAGCCTTACAAATTGCCATTCCCGAACTTGACGGTGCGATCGAACCCATCATATTATCAGGTAGAGATGGAGCCACAGGAAAAGCGATCGCACTCCAAGACCGAGTAGAGTCAGTAGCCCAACGTGCCTTAAAATGGGCAAACCTACGCCGCAAACCCAAACTAGACAAGAAAGTTGCCATCACCGTTTTCAGCTTTCCACCAGATAAAGGCAACGTCGGAACAGCCGCATATTTAGACGTATTCGGTTCAATCCACGAAGTCATGAAAGGACTGAGAAACAACGGTTACGACGTACAGGACATTCCCGAAACTGCAAAAGAGTTGATGGAACAAGTCATCCACGACGCACAAGCACAATACGCAAGCCCCGAACTCAACATCGCTTACAAAATGTCCGTGCCAGAATATGAAGCACTAACACCATACTCCCAACGCTTAGAAGAAAACTGGGGACCACCACCAGGAAACTTAAACAGCGACGGACAAAACCTACTCATCTACGGTAAACAATTCGGTAACGTCTTCATCGGTGTGCAACCCACCTTTGGTTATGAAGGCGACCCCATGCGCTTATTATTCTCACGCTCCGCTAGTCCTCACCACGGTTTTGCCGCTTACTACACCTACCTAGAACGGATTTGGAGTGCTGATGCTGTTTTACACTTTGGTACACATGGCTCATTGGAATTCATGCCTGGTAAGCAAATGGGAATGTCTGGTGATTGTTACCCCGATCAACTAATTGGCACAATTCCAAACCTGTATTATTACGCAGCTAATAACCCCAGTGAAGCCACCATTGCCAAACGTCGGAGTTACGCAGAAACAATTTCTTACCTCACACCTCCTGCAGAAAATGCAGGTTTGTACAAAGGTTTGAAAGAACTCAGTGAATTAATTGCATCTTACCAAACCTTAAAAGATAGCGGTCGTGGAGTTCCCATTGTTAACTCCATCATGGATAAATGTCGTATCGTTAACCTAGACAAAGATATTAACTTACCCGAAACCGACGCAAAAGATATGTCCTCAGAAGAAAGGGATAATATCGTCGGTATGGTTTATAGCAAGTTAATGGAAATTGAATCTCGGTTATTACCTTGCGGTTTGCACGTCATTGGTAAACCACCCACAGCAGAAGAAGCCGTTGCAACTTTAGTCAATATTGCCAGCTTAGACCGCAGCGAAGAAGAAATTTTCAGTTTACCCCGAATTATTGCCAACAGCTTAGGACGGGACATTGACGAAATATACAAAAACAGCGATGCCGGCATTTTAGCCGACGTGCAACTATTACAAGATATCACCCTCGCAACTCGCGCTGCTGTCGGTTCCTTAGTACAAGAACAAACCGACGCAGAAGGTAGAGTTTCCCTAGTTTCCAAGTTGAACTTCTTCAAAATGGGCAAAAAAGAACCTTGGGTAGAATCATTGCACAAATCTGGTTACAGCAAAGTTGACACCTCTGCATTAAAACCATTATTCGAGTATTTGGAATTCTGCTTAAAACAAGTTTGTGCAGATAACGAACTTGGTGGTTTACTGCAAGGTTTAGAAGGTGAATATATTTTACCAGGACCCGGTGGCGACCCCATCCGCAACCCTGACGTATTGCCTACAGGTAAAAATATACACGCCTTAGATCCCCAATCTATCCCCACCACCGCCGCAGTTCAATCAGCTAAAACCGTTGTTGATAGGCTTTTAGAACGTAACAAGGCTGAAAATGGTGGAAACTGGCCAGAAACTGTCGCTTGCGTCCTCTGGGGTACAGATAACATCAAAACCTACGGTGAATCACTCGCCCAAATTATGTGGATGGTGGGAGTGCGCCCAGTTGCCGATGCTTTGGGACGGGTAAACAAGTTAGAATTAATACCTTTGGAAGAATTGGGACGACCTAGAATTGACGTTGTAATTAACTGTTCTGGTGTGTTCCGCGACTTGTTCATTAACCAAATGAACCTACTTGACCAAGGTGTGAAAATGGCAGCAGAAGCTGATGAACCCTTGGAAATGAATTTTGTCCGTAAACACGCTTTGCAACAAGCAGAGGAAATGGGGATAAATCTGCGTCAAGCTGCAACTCGCGTTTTCTCTAATGCTTCTGGTTCTTATTCTTCTAATATAAACCTTGCGGTGGAGAATAGCACTTGGGATAGTGAAGCAGAGTTGCAAGAAATGTATTTGAAGCGCAAATCTTTCTCTTTTAATTCTGATAATCCTGGTGTTATGGATGAGTCACGGCAGATTTTTGAAACTACTTTGAAAACTGCTGATGCAACTTTCCAAAACCTTGATTCTTCGGAAATCAGTTTAACAGATGTTTCCCATTATTTCGACTCTGACCCAACTAACTTAGTTGCAAGTCTGCGTGCAGATGGTAAGAAACCTACATCTTACATTGCAGATACAACTACCGCGAATGCACAGGTAAGAAGTTTATCAGAAACTGTGCGTTTGGATGCGCGGACCAAGTTGTTAAACCCCAAATGGTATGAGGGGATGTTGTCTCACGGTTACGAAGGTGTGCGGGAACTTTCTAAGCGATTGGTAAATACTACTGGTTGGAGTGCGACTGCTGGTGCTGTGGATAATTGGGTTTATGAGGAAACCAATGAGACATTTATTAAAGATGAGGAAATGCAGAAGCGTTTGATGAATCTTAATCCTCATTCTTTCCGCAAGATTGTTTCTACTTTGTTGGAAGTCAATGGTCGCGGTTATTGGGAGACTAGTGAGGAGAATTTGGATCAGTTGAGAGAGTTGTATCAGGAGGTGGAAAACCGGATTGAGGGTATAGAATAG
- a CDS encoding glutaminase: MNTGAITVADNLPGKDGSHRTQLFCEYLNKSAGSKLYLDAEILASVRGTRSQVNVLIADYLHQTQYIENIESALEICDKICCISGQVQDLGKIG, from the coding sequence ATTAATACTGGTGCTATTACTGTAGCTGATAATTTACCTGGTAAAGATGGAAGTCATCGCACGCAATTATTTTGTGAATACTTAAATAAGTCAGCAGGTAGTAAACTATATTTAGATGCGGAGATTTTGGCTTCGGTGCGTGGTACTCGTTCTCAGGTAAATGTTCTGATCGCAGACTATCTCCACCAAACTCAATACATTGAAAATATTGAATCAGCTCTTGAGATTTGCGACAAAATATGCTGTATATCTGGGCAAGTACAAGATTTGGGGAAAATAGGATAA